One Cellulomonas taurus genomic region harbors:
- a CDS encoding RidA family protein — MTGRIADRLAELGLELPQVAAPVAAYVPAVRTGNLIHTSGQLPFVGGELAVTGKVGDTVSPELAQELAATCALNAVAAVASLLDGDLDRVVRIVKVVGFVASDPSFTGQPGVINGASTLLGEIFGDAGVHARSAVGVAVLPLDSAVEVEIVAEVVD; from the coding sequence GTGACCGGCCGCATCGCCGACCGGCTGGCCGAGCTGGGGCTGGAGCTCCCGCAGGTCGCCGCGCCGGTCGCGGCCTACGTCCCGGCGGTGCGCACCGGGAACCTGATCCACACCTCCGGCCAGCTGCCGTTCGTCGGCGGCGAGCTGGCGGTCACCGGCAAGGTCGGCGACACGGTCTCGCCGGAGCTGGCGCAGGAGCTTGCCGCCACCTGTGCGCTGAACGCCGTCGCGGCCGTCGCCTCGCTGCTGGACGGCGACCTGGACCGGGTGGTCCGGATCGTCAAGGTGGTCGGCTTCGTGGCGAGCGATCCGTCGTTCACCGGACAGCCCGGGGTGATCAACGGCGCGAGCACCCTGCTGGGCGAGATCTTCGGCGACGCCGGGGTGCACGCCCGCTCGGCGGTCGGGGTCGCGGTGCTGCCGCTGGACTCGGCGGTCGAGGTGGAGATCGTCGCCGAGGTCGTCGACTGA
- a CDS encoding penicillin-binding protein encodes MPSPSSPRGRQMTAGQAVALFMAFLLASGIGGLLTAGLALPTVAIANSATNLSVQAFEDLPSELEQKPLSEKSTLLAADGTTVLAEFWAENREVVTQDRIAEQMQNAVIATEDKRFYQHGGIDPTGTLRAAMANLTGSSTQGGSTLTQQYVKNVLIESAIRDGDYAKAEQAREAEGAEGYARKLREAKLAIALEKTMTKDEILTAYLNIAQFGVSTYGVEAAAQRFFSKSAADLNYLEAATIAGVTNSPTLYDPIKNPEKSEGRRNTVLFLMHDQGYITDEEYEAGKTTPLAATLIPSDPKSGCMAAETSVPGSGYFCDYVTHVIKNDPAFGETPEERENRLYRGGLTIVTTLDTRVQTIANDSVKNSVPVNDPSGVGEAMSVVEPGTGQIKAMAQNREFNNTSEAGDRQTSVNYNTSYAYGGSTGFPPGSTFKAFTLLQWLKDGHSLSERVNGTARTLNTNQFTACGAKLGNSTYKVGNSEGGAGNMSVLQATQNSVNLAFLTMAMQLDLCDIMNGAAELGVVQAGNGETFQAFPANVLGSDSTTPLAIASAYATFASGGTYCSPIAILSVKDADGADVTVPDAGCKQAISTEIANAMAYAMSNVWSGTGKGIGTPSYTASGKTGTTSKNEHTWFAGYTPRLATAVWVGHPDSMTPMQRVTINGKYYSNVFGATIAGKAWKTAMDAVLLDGTPNPDFGAASSDDIYGAPVGVPSVVGLDVNAATQQLSGAGFGVQAGEAEFSELAPNTVIRQDPSGSAVPGATITLILSKGPDPAGQQPADPNQGQPNPGANPPGQG; translated from the coding sequence ATGCCCTCTCCCTCGTCGCCCCGCGGTCGACAGATGACCGCCGGTCAGGCGGTGGCGCTCTTCATGGCGTTCCTGCTGGCCTCCGGGATCGGTGGTCTGCTGACCGCCGGACTCGCCCTGCCCACGGTCGCCATCGCGAACAGCGCCACGAACCTCTCGGTGCAGGCCTTCGAGGACCTGCCCAGCGAGCTGGAGCAGAAGCCGCTCTCGGAGAAGTCGACCCTGCTGGCCGCCGACGGCACGACGGTGCTCGCCGAGTTCTGGGCCGAGAACCGCGAGGTCGTCACGCAGGACCGGATCGCCGAGCAGATGCAGAACGCGGTGATCGCGACCGAGGACAAGCGGTTCTACCAGCACGGTGGCATCGACCCCACCGGCACGCTGCGCGCGGCGATGGCCAACCTGACCGGCAGCTCGACCCAGGGTGGCTCCACCCTGACCCAGCAGTACGTGAAGAACGTGCTGATCGAGTCGGCGATCCGGGACGGCGACTACGCCAAGGCGGAGCAGGCACGGGAGGCCGAGGGCGCCGAGGGCTACGCCCGCAAGCTGCGCGAGGCGAAGCTGGCCATCGCCCTCGAGAAGACGATGACCAAGGACGAGATCCTCACCGCGTACCTGAACATCGCGCAGTTCGGCGTCTCGACCTACGGCGTCGAGGCGGCCGCCCAGCGGTTCTTCAGCAAGTCGGCCGCCGACCTGAACTACCTCGAGGCCGCCACCATCGCCGGGGTGACCAACAGCCCGACCCTCTACGACCCGATCAAGAACCCGGAGAAGTCCGAGGGTCGCCGCAACACGGTGCTGTTCCTGATGCACGACCAGGGGTACATCACCGACGAGGAGTACGAGGCGGGCAAGACCACCCCGCTCGCGGCGACGCTGATCCCCTCCGACCCGAAGTCCGGCTGCATGGCCGCCGAGACCTCCGTGCCGGGTTCCGGCTACTTCTGCGACTACGTCACCCACGTGATCAAGAACGACCCGGCCTTCGGTGAGACGCCGGAGGAGCGGGAGAACCGGCTGTACCGCGGTGGCCTGACCATCGTCACCACCCTGGACACCCGGGTGCAGACCATCGCGAACGACTCGGTGAAGAACAGCGTGCCGGTCAACGACCCGTCCGGTGTCGGTGAGGCGATGAGCGTGGTCGAGCCGGGCACCGGCCAGATCAAGGCCATGGCCCAGAACCGCGAGTTCAACAACACCTCCGAGGCCGGTGACCGTCAGACCTCGGTGAACTACAACACCAGCTACGCCTACGGCGGCTCGACCGGCTTCCCGCCAGGTTCGACCTTCAAGGCGTTCACCCTGCTGCAGTGGCTCAAGGACGGGCACTCGCTGAGCGAGCGGGTCAACGGCACCGCCCGGACCCTGAACACCAACCAGTTCACCGCCTGCGGCGCGAAGCTCGGCAACAGCACCTACAAGGTCGGCAACTCCGAGGGCGGCGCGGGCAACATGTCCGTCCTGCAGGCCACCCAGAACTCGGTCAACCTCGCCTTCCTGACGATGGCGATGCAGCTCGACCTGTGCGACATCATGAACGGCGCCGCCGAGCTGGGTGTGGTCCAGGCCGGGAACGGCGAGACCTTCCAGGCGTTCCCGGCGAACGTGCTCGGCTCGGACTCGACCACCCCGCTGGCGATCGCCTCCGCCTACGCGACCTTCGCCTCCGGTGGCACCTACTGCTCCCCGATCGCGATCCTGTCGGTCAAGGACGCCGACGGCGCCGACGTGACCGTGCCGGACGCCGGGTGCAAGCAGGCCATCTCCACCGAGATCGCCAACGCGATGGCGTACGCGATGAGCAACGTGTGGAGCGGCACCGGAAAGGGCATCGGCACCCCGTCCTACACCGCCTCCGGCAAGACCGGTACCACCAGCAAGAACGAGCACACCTGGTTCGCCGGGTACACGCCGCGACTGGCCACCGCCGTGTGGGTCGGTCACCCGGACTCGATGACCCCGATGCAGCGGGTCACGATCAACGGCAAGTACTACTCCAACGTCTTCGGTGCGACCATCGCCGGGAAGGCATGGAAGACCGCGATGGACGCCGTGCTACTGGACGGCACCCCGAACCCGGACTTCGGCGCGGCCAGCTCGGACGACATCTACGGCGCGCCGGTCGGCGTCCCGTCGGTGGTCGGCCTGGACGTCAACGCCGCCACCCAGCAGCTCTCCGGTGCGGGCTTCGGCGTGCAGGCGGGCGAGGCAGAGTTCTCCGAGCTCGCCCCGAACACCGTGATCCGCCAGGACCCCAGCGGGTCGGCCGTTCCCGGAGCGACGATCACGCTGATCCTGTCCAAGGGCCCCGACCCCGCGGGACAGCAGCCGGCCGACCCGAACCAGGGTCAGCCGAATCCCGGCGCCAATCCCCCGGGCCAGGGCTAG
- a CDS encoding Crp/Fnr family transcriptional regulator: MEDDVVLSAPLFVGMDPEASRALIASMQPVHVARGEVLFHEGEPGDRLYVIRTGKIKLGRRSSDGRENLLAVLGPGEMFGELSLFDLGPRTATATGVADAVVMELGHEELVGWLEQNPGVAKHLLAALGRRLRRTNEALADLVFADVPGRVAKALLDLSTRFGQQTDEGVRVAHDLTQEELAQLVGASRETVNKALADFAARKWVRREGRAIVLLDLDRLERRAR; encoded by the coding sequence GTGGAGGACGACGTCGTACTCTCGGCGCCCCTGTTCGTGGGGATGGACCCGGAGGCGTCCCGCGCGCTGATCGCTTCCATGCAGCCCGTGCACGTCGCCCGCGGTGAGGTCCTCTTCCACGAGGGCGAACCCGGCGACCGGTTGTACGTGATCCGGACGGGCAAGATCAAGCTCGGCCGACGCTCCAGCGACGGCCGGGAGAACCTGCTCGCCGTGCTCGGCCCCGGGGAGATGTTCGGCGAGCTGTCGCTCTTCGACCTCGGCCCCCGCACCGCCACCGCCACCGGGGTCGCCGACGCCGTGGTGATGGAGCTGGGTCACGAGGAACTGGTCGGCTGGCTGGAGCAGAACCCCGGCGTGGCCAAGCACCTGCTCGCCGCCCTGGGCCGTCGCCTGCGCCGGACCAACGAGGCACTGGCCGACCTGGTGTTCGCCGACGTGCCCGGCCGGGTCGCCAAGGCCCTGCTGGACCTGTCCACCCGCTTCGGTCAGCAGACCGACGAGGGCGTCCGGGTCGCCCACGACCTCACGCAGGAGGAGCTGGCCCAGCTGGTCGGTGCGTCGCGGGAGACCGTGAACAAGGCGCTCGCCGACTTCGCCGCCCGCAAGTGGGTCCGCCGCGAGGGCCGCGCGATCGTGCTGCTCGACCTGGACCGGCTGGAACGCCGCGCCCGCTGA
- a CDS encoding YgfZ/GcvT domain-containing protein has protein sequence MNSPLLARHGAVPATGPDAGVAWHYGDPTAEQRALTRGGAVVDQSHLGVVRVVGPDRLSWLHSITSQQLDDLPPRTSTELLVLSPQGHIEHAAGVVDDGEATWLISETAPELAAWLDRMRFMLRVEVADVTADWAALAEPVDAEGAAGESITWRDPWPTTAPGGTRYGPADDVHPGNDRRWRLVLVPRERLVEEVAAREAAGWPLVGTWAAEAVRVEALRPRFGREVDHRTIPHELDWLRTAVHMHKGCYRGQETIARVHNLGRPPRRIVLLHLDGSGHLLPEDGATVRLVGDLRTGGEAGREVGRVTSLVRHHELGPVALAVVKRSTPVDVELVVDCDGGVVSAGQEEIVPGEGVSVDRPAAHGPLTRGLGGHPML, from the coding sequence GTGAACAGTCCGCTGCTCGCCCGGCACGGCGCTGTCCCGGCCACCGGGCCGGACGCCGGGGTCGCCTGGCACTACGGCGACCCGACCGCCGAGCAGCGTGCGCTGACCCGCGGCGGCGCGGTGGTGGACCAGTCGCACCTCGGCGTGGTCCGGGTCGTCGGTCCGGATCGGCTGAGCTGGCTGCACTCGATCACCTCGCAGCAGCTGGACGACCTACCGCCGCGGACCAGCACCGAACTGCTGGTGCTCAGCCCGCAGGGTCACATCGAGCACGCGGCCGGGGTGGTGGACGACGGCGAGGCGACCTGGCTGATCTCGGAGACCGCGCCGGAGCTGGCCGCCTGGCTCGACCGGATGAGGTTCATGCTCCGGGTCGAGGTCGCCGACGTCACGGCCGACTGGGCGGCGCTGGCCGAGCCGGTGGACGCCGAGGGTGCGGCGGGGGAGTCGATCACCTGGCGCGACCCGTGGCCGACCACCGCACCCGGGGGCACCCGCTACGGCCCGGCCGACGACGTGCACCCCGGCAACGACCGGCGCTGGCGGCTGGTGCTGGTGCCACGGGAGCGTCTGGTCGAGGAGGTCGCGGCCCGGGAGGCGGCCGGCTGGCCGTTGGTCGGCACCTGGGCGGCCGAGGCGGTGCGGGTCGAGGCGCTGCGACCGCGGTTCGGCCGGGAGGTCGACCACCGCACGATCCCGCACGAGCTGGACTGGCTGCGCACCGCGGTGCACATGCACAAGGGCTGCTACCGCGGGCAGGAGACCATCGCGCGGGTGCACAACCTGGGGCGTCCGCCGCGCCGGATCGTGCTGCTGCACCTGGACGGTTCCGGGCATCTGCTGCCGGAGGACGGCGCCACGGTGCGGCTGGTCGGCGACCTGCGCACCGGGGGCGAGGCGGGCCGCGAGGTCGGCCGGGTCACCAGCCTGGTCCGGCACCACGAGCTCGGCCCGGTGGCGCTGGCCGTGGTCAAGCGCTCGACTCCGGTGGACGTCGAACTGGTCGTGGACTGCGACGGCGGGGTTGTCTCCGCCGGGCAGGAGGAGATCGTGCCGGGTGAGGGCGTGTCGGTCGACCGCCCGGCGGCGCACGGACCGCTGACCCGCGGTCTGGGCGGCCACCCGATGCTGTGA
- a CDS encoding winged helix-turn-helix transcriptional regulator yields the protein MADLLLLTPASGGSSQVLPALGLLSHRVRVLPVEPSALVDAPDADIVVLDARRDLVTARTTCRLLRATGLTVPLVLVLTEGGLTVVTAEWGADDIVLENATPAEVETRFRLVIERAANSSQDDGPQEIASGDLMIDAGGYTARLRGRPLDLTYKEFELLKYLVQHPGRVFTRAQLLQEVWGYDYYGGTRTVDVHVRRLRAKLGPEHEQLIGTVRNVGYRFDPPKDRRATEAQAEVGADA from the coding sequence GTGGCCGATCTGCTTCTGCTCACACCCGCATCCGGCGGGTCGTCCCAGGTTCTCCCTGCGCTCGGCCTGCTGTCCCACCGCGTCCGGGTGCTGCCCGTGGAACCGTCCGCGCTGGTGGACGCCCCGGACGCCGACATCGTGGTGCTGGACGCACGCCGCGACCTGGTGACCGCCCGCACCACCTGCCGGCTGCTGCGCGCCACCGGCCTGACGGTCCCGCTGGTGCTCGTGCTCACCGAGGGCGGCCTGACGGTGGTCACCGCCGAGTGGGGCGCCGACGACATCGTGCTGGAGAACGCCACCCCGGCGGAGGTCGAGACCCGGTTCCGTCTGGTCATCGAGCGCGCGGCGAACTCCTCCCAGGACGACGGGCCGCAGGAGATCGCCTCCGGCGACCTGATGATCGACGCCGGGGGCTACACCGCCCGGTTGCGTGGCCGTCCGCTCGACCTCACCTACAAGGAGTTCGAGCTCCTGAAGTACCTGGTGCAGCACCCCGGGCGGGTGTTCACCCGGGCCCAGCTGCTCCAGGAGGTCTGGGGTTACGACTACTACGGGGGCACCCGGACGGTCGACGTGCACGTGCGGCGGCTGCGCGCCAAGCTCGGACCGGAGCACGAGCAGCTGATCGGCACCGTGCGCAACGTGGGCTACCGGTTCGACCCGCCCAAGGACCGCCGGGCCACCGAAGCGCAGGCGGAGGTCGGCGCGGACGCCTAG
- a CDS encoding FABP family protein, giving the protein MAFTIPEGLAPELYPLAWLVGRWSGEGVLGYPGVEETSFTQEIEIDHDGGLYLSYRSVIRLVVAPDDVSALDGEQDAPVWSTESGYWRIPPARPEGMGSELFPVELLLADPSGHVDVYVGATGNGRIDLVSDLIARTETGAEVTAGKRLLGLVNGDLMWAHDMAAFGQPMQSYASARLTRVEA; this is encoded by the coding sequence ATGGCCTTCACCATCCCTGAGGGCCTCGCGCCCGAGCTGTACCCGCTGGCCTGGCTGGTCGGCCGCTGGTCGGGCGAGGGCGTGCTCGGTTACCCCGGCGTGGAGGAGACCTCCTTCACCCAGGAGATCGAGATCGACCACGACGGCGGGCTGTACCTGTCCTACCGCTCGGTGATCCGGCTCGTGGTCGCCCCGGATGACGTCTCCGCGCTCGACGGCGAGCAGGACGCACCGGTGTGGTCGACCGAGTCGGGCTACTGGCGCATCCCGCCGGCGCGGCCGGAGGGCATGGGCTCGGAGCTGTTTCCCGTGGAACTGCTGCTCGCGGACCCGTCGGGGCACGTCGACGTGTATGTCGGCGCGACCGGCAACGGCCGGATCGACCTGGTGAGCGACCTGATCGCCCGCACCGAGACCGGTGCCGAGGTGACAGCGGGCAAGCGGCTGCTCGGCCTGGTGAACGGCGACCTGATGTGGGCGCACGACATGGCGGCCTTCGGTCAGCCGATGCAGTCCTACGCCTCGGCGCGCCTGACCCGGGTCGAGGCGTGA
- a CDS encoding alpha/beta fold hydrolase, with the protein MTVDSSALLLDGPWRHQFVPANGGRFHVATAGPEDRDAPLVVLLHGLPQLWWAWRHQIPALAEAGYRVAAMDLRGIGGSDKPPIGYDMPTLTQDVAGVVRSLGCERAVFVGQGVGGGDVAWAMPAYHPEVTTALGVLSSPHPLHRLGDPRRGLRAKALRHMVEFQVPLLPERSLTHGDRVAKLLREWGGARWPDPAALAVYRRAAQIPFAAHSAMEQVRWLYRSWFRADGRRHAQALREAPTVPTLQLHGGSDGCYAVSRSVATGRVAGRLGAGYRFEMLGGTGHFLAEEQPERVTSLLVEWLDGLR; encoded by the coding sequence ATGACCGTCGACTCCTCCGCCCTGCTGCTGGACGGCCCGTGGCGGCACCAGTTCGTCCCGGCCAACGGCGGGCGTTTCCATGTCGCCACCGCCGGACCCGAGGACCGGGACGCCCCGCTGGTGGTGCTGCTGCACGGGCTGCCGCAACTGTGGTGGGCGTGGCGGCACCAGATCCCGGCCCTGGCGGAGGCCGGTTACCGGGTGGCCGCGATGGACCTGCGCGGGATCGGCGGCTCGGACAAGCCGCCGATCGGCTACGACATGCCCACCCTGACCCAGGACGTCGCCGGTGTGGTCCGGTCGCTGGGCTGCGAGCGCGCGGTGTTCGTCGGCCAGGGCGTCGGCGGCGGTGACGTCGCCTGGGCGATGCCCGCGTACCACCCGGAGGTCACCACCGCCCTCGGCGTGCTGTCGTCCCCGCACCCGCTGCACCGGCTCGGCGACCCCCGACGCGGCCTGCGGGCCAAGGCCCTGCGGCACATGGTGGAGTTCCAGGTGCCGCTGCTGCCCGAACGCTCGCTGACGCACGGCGACCGGGTGGCCAAGCTGCTCCGGGAGTGGGGCGGCGCCCGGTGGCCGGACCCGGCGGCGCTGGCCGTGTACCGCCGAGCCGCCCAGATCCCGTTCGCCGCCCACTCGGCGATGGAGCAGGTGCGCTGGCTGTACCGGTCGTGGTTCCGTGCCGACGGTCGACGGCACGCCCAGGCCCTGCGTGAGGCGCCCACCGTGCCCACGCTGCAGCTGCACGGCGGGTCGGACGGCTGCTACGCCGTGTCCCGGTCGGTGGCGACCGGGCGCGTCGCCGGGCGGCTGGGGGCCGGGTACCGGTTCGAGATGCTCGGCGGCACCGGGCACTTCCTGGCCGAGGAGCAGCCGGAGCGGGTCACCTCGCTGCTGGTCGAGTGGCTCGACGGGCTGCGCTGA
- the nth gene encoding endonuclease III, which translates to MTTTDADRPPLALVRRARRVNRALAERYPDARCELDFSTPLELLVATVLSAQTTDVRVNAVTPELFARYPDAAAYAGAAPDELEEILRPLGFFRAKARSLIGLGQALVERHGGQVPPRLADLVRLPGVGRKTANVVLGDAFGIPGITVDTHVGRLARRLGWTTEEDPVRAEREIAALIPRAEWTLVSHRLIFHGRRCCLARRPDCANCPVTRDCPSSLV; encoded by the coding sequence ATGACCACCACGGACGCCGACCGGCCACCCCTCGCCCTGGTCAGACGCGCCCGACGGGTCAACCGGGCGCTGGCCGAGCGGTACCCCGATGCGCGGTGTGAGCTGGATTTCAGCACCCCGCTGGAGCTGCTGGTCGCCACCGTGCTCTCGGCGCAGACCACGGACGTCCGGGTCAATGCGGTCACCCCGGAGCTGTTCGCGCGCTACCCGGACGCTGCCGCCTATGCCGGTGCGGCACCGGACGAGCTGGAGGAGATCCTGCGCCCGCTCGGCTTCTTCCGGGCCAAGGCGCGGTCGCTGATCGGCCTCGGCCAGGCGCTGGTCGAACGCCATGGCGGGCAGGTCCCGCCCCGGCTGGCGGATCTGGTGCGGCTCCCGGGGGTCGGCCGCAAGACGGCGAACGTGGTGCTCGGCGACGCCTTCGGCATTCCCGGGATCACCGTGGACACCCACGTCGGGCGGTTGGCCCGACGCCTCGGCTGGACCACCGAGGAGGACCCGGTGCGGGCGGAGCGGGAGATCGCCGCACTGATCCCGCGCGCCGAGTGGACGCTGGTCAGCCACCGCCTGATCTTCCACGGCCGCCGGTGCTGCCTCGCCCGCCGGCCCGACTGCGCGAACTGCCCGGTGACCCGGGACTGCCCGTCCTCGCTGGTCTGA
- a CDS encoding ABC transporter ATP-binding protein, translated as MTTAIDVRSVSRTFGRTPVLHALDFQVPQHAILGLLGRNGAGKTTIMSIIAGQDRPTSGEVLVGGHHPFEHAPTLNTIRYIRDSQRYPDDYYLRHVLRIGPAFAPHWDAELAASLVDSFALPAKVAVKKYSRGQLSALGIVLGLASRTPITLLDEPYLGLDVTARRVFYDALLRDYAEHPRTVVLSTHLVQESESLFDQVVILDRGRVVAAGDRDDVVGGLVQLSGTTGAVSQLTAGFDVLRRDVVGGLCSALVRTDNDLSDAAHRLGVQLSGGSLQDLVASYGAGHDTTEVAA; from the coding sequence ATGACCACCGCCATCGACGTCCGGTCAGTCAGCCGGACCTTCGGCCGCACCCCGGTGCTGCACGCGCTCGACTTCCAGGTGCCCCAGCACGCGATCCTCGGCCTGCTCGGCCGCAACGGCGCCGGGAAGACCACCATCATGTCGATCATCGCCGGGCAGGACCGGCCCACCAGCGGCGAGGTGCTGGTCGGCGGCCACCATCCCTTCGAGCACGCGCCGACCCTGAACACCATCCGGTACATCCGGGACAGCCAGCGCTACCCGGACGACTACTACCTGCGGCACGTGCTGCGGATCGGACCGGCGTTCGCCCCGCACTGGGACGCCGAGCTCGCCGCCTCCCTGGTGGACAGCTTCGCGTTGCCGGCCAAGGTGGCGGTGAAGAAGTACTCGCGTGGCCAGCTGTCTGCGCTCGGCATCGTGCTCGGCCTGGCCTCCCGCACACCGATCACGCTGCTGGACGAGCCCTACCTGGGCCTGGACGTCACCGCCCGGCGGGTGTTCTACGACGCGCTGCTGCGGGACTACGCCGAGCACCCCCGCACCGTGGTGCTGTCCACCCACCTGGTGCAGGAGTCGGAATCGCTCTTCGACCAGGTCGTGATCCTGGACCGGGGCCGGGTGGTGGCCGCCGGCGATCGGGACGACGTGGTCGGCGGCCTGGTCCAGCTGTCCGGCACCACCGGAGCCGTCAGCCAGCTCACCGCGGGCTTCGACGTGCTGCGCCGGGACGTGGTCGGCGGACTGTGCTCGGCGCTGGTGCGCACCGACAACGACCTGAGCGACGCCGCCCATCGCCTGGGCGTCCAGCTCAGCGGCGGATCCCTGCAGGACCTGGTCGCCTCCTACGGCGCCGGGCACGACACCACGGAGGTCGCGGCATGA
- a CDS encoding GntR family transcriptional regulator — protein MLDGKGPIFAQIADRIADDIVAGVYPEDGAIPSINDFSVFFRTAPMTVGKAITQLVDQGVLYKKRGIGMFVAEGAPALLRSRRAENLRTEYIAPLLREAALIGVDLPTLHQLLDQEASS, from the coding sequence ATGCTCGATGGCAAAGGTCCGATCTTCGCCCAGATCGCCGACCGGATCGCCGACGACATCGTCGCCGGGGTCTACCCCGAGGACGGCGCGATCCCGAGCATCAACGACTTCTCGGTCTTCTTCCGCACCGCCCCGATGACCGTCGGCAAGGCGATCACCCAGCTCGTCGACCAGGGCGTGCTCTACAAGAAGCGCGGCATCGGCATGTTCGTGGCCGAGGGCGCTCCCGCCCTGCTGCGCAGCCGACGCGCCGAGAACCTGCGCACCGAGTACATCGCCCCGCTGCTGCGCGAAGCCGCGCTGATCGGGGTCGACCTGCCCACCCTCCACCAACTCCTCGACCAGGAGGCCAGCTCATGA
- a CDS encoding Na+/H+ antiporter NhaA: protein MSTLFSSLTPGGERNLLDTLRAERTGGVLLLIGAVAALVWANSPWAAAYTAVSETVIGPAALHLDLSLADWAKDGLLAIFFFVVGVELKREIVDGELRRVRTAMVPVVAAVGGMAVPALLYLLVNRGGATEGWAVPTATDIAFAVAVLSVVGRSLPTSLRAFLLTLAVVDDLLGIIVIATVYTESLHLEFLTLSALTIACFALLIRVRTAPAEMTETGGWAAGMRRLLSSRARGPLLVVLGVTAWALMHASGVHATIAGVALGMTAPGLARTGESVSVAERLEHHWRPISAGVAVPVFALFAAGVTLNAQVIGDALSDPVAQGVALGLVVGKPLGILGATWLVATFTRAQLAPDLHWRDVASVGALAGMGFTVSLLIGALAFGADSEHDQHLTVAILFASLLAAVIGGIALALRDRQHRRLAGPAPEVVAKG, encoded by the coding sequence GTGTCCACTCTGTTCAGCAGTCTCACCCCCGGCGGTGAGCGCAATCTGCTCGACACCCTCCGCGCCGAGCGCACCGGCGGCGTCCTGCTGCTGATCGGGGCGGTCGCCGCCCTGGTCTGGGCCAACTCGCCCTGGGCTGCCGCCTACACCGCCGTCTCCGAGACCGTGATCGGCCCGGCCGCGCTCCATCTGGACCTCAGCCTCGCCGACTGGGCGAAGGACGGCTTGCTGGCGATCTTCTTCTTCGTGGTCGGGGTCGAGCTCAAGCGCGAGATCGTCGACGGCGAGCTGCGCCGGGTGCGGACCGCCATGGTGCCGGTGGTCGCGGCGGTGGGCGGCATGGCGGTGCCCGCGCTGCTGTACCTGCTGGTGAACCGGGGCGGTGCCACCGAGGGCTGGGCGGTGCCGACCGCCACCGACATCGCGTTCGCGGTCGCGGTGCTCTCCGTGGTCGGCCGCAGCCTGCCGACCTCGCTGCGCGCCTTCCTGCTCACGCTGGCCGTGGTGGACGACCTGCTCGGCATCATCGTCATCGCCACCGTGTACACCGAGTCCCTGCACCTCGAGTTCCTCACCCTCTCCGCCCTCACCATCGCCTGCTTCGCCCTCCTCATCCGCGTCCGCACCGCCCCCGCCGAGATGACAGAAACCGGCGGATGGGCGGCCGGGATGCGTCGCTTGCTGTCATCTCGGGCGCGGGGTCCGCTGCTGGTCGTGCTGGGGGTGACGGCGTGGGCGTTGATGCACGCCTCGGGGGTGCACGCGACGATCGCGGGGGTGGCACTCGGGATGACGGCCCCCGGGCTGGCACGCACCGGCGAGTCGGTGAGTGTCGCCGAACGGCTCGAACACCACTGGCGCCCCATCTCCGCGGGAGTCGCCGTGCCGGTGTTCGCGCTGTTCGCCGCCGGGGTGACGTTGAACGCTCAGGTGATCGGCGATGCGCTCAGCGACCCGGTGGCGCAGGGTGTCGCCCTGGGCCTGGTCGTCGGCAAGCCGCTGGGCATCCTGGGTGCCACCTGGCTGGTCGCGACCTTCACCCGGGCGCAGCTGGCACCGGATCTGCACTGGCGGGACGTCGCCTCGGTGGGGGCGCTGGCCGGGATGGGCTTCACCGTCTCGCTGCTGATCGGGGCGCTCGCCTTCGGCGCCGACAGCGAGCACGACCAGCACCTGACGGTGGCGATCCTGTTCGCCTCGCTGCTGGCCGCCGTCATCGGTGGGATCGCCCTGGCGCTGCGGGACCGGCAGCACCGCCGACTGGCAGGTCCCGCCCCGGAGGTCGTCGCGAAGGGGTAG
- a CDS encoding WhiB family transcriptional regulator, which yields MSVTDSHWTAFAACGSAGSERVEPDDLFVEGKAQRDARAVCQSCLVRLECLADALDCRMNFGVWGGMTERERRALLRKRPDVESWKDELLGLDDVRDAARLG from the coding sequence ATGTCCGTCACGGACAGTCATTGGACGGCGTTCGCGGCCTGTGGATCGGCGGGGTCGGAGCGGGTGGAGCCCGACGACCTGTTCGTCGAGGGCAAGGCGCAACGCGATGCGCGAGCCGTGTGTCAGTCGTGCCTGGTGCGCCTGGAGTGCCTGGCCGACGCGTTGGACTGCAGGATGAACTTCGGCGTCTGGGGTGGGATGACCGAACGGGAGCGTCGCGCGTTGTTGCGCAAGCGCCCGGACGTCGAGTCCTGGAAGGACGAACTGCTCGGGCTGGACGACGTGCGGGACGCCGCCCGACTAGGGTGA